A window of Ruania suaedae contains these coding sequences:
- a CDS encoding DUF4190 domain-containing protein: MTGPGNPYGPYSERPGGFDDSSTPTSGQEPYGHQQPGSSPWSAPYGEPAPYGGTPSYGGPPSYGGTPGVPGPPAAPAGPYDQPPSGYGPPGGYGAPGDHRAQVGGYGAYPALTGPDNTLGGWSLGLGIGAIVLSCVWIGWLVGIGAVVTGFMARKAVAQGRATNGGMALAGLILGFASIAIAIGLLALLIGGAFFSESMYAF; the protein is encoded by the coding sequence GTGACTGGTCCCGGCAATCCCTACGGCCCCTACTCCGAGCGCCCCGGCGGCTTCGACGACTCATCCACCCCGACCTCCGGGCAGGAGCCCTACGGGCACCAGCAGCCCGGGTCGAGTCCCTGGAGTGCGCCCTACGGCGAGCCCGCCCCCTACGGCGGGACGCCCTCCTACGGCGGACCGCCGTCCTACGGTGGCACGCCCGGCGTGCCGGGCCCGCCCGCGGCACCCGCGGGCCCCTACGACCAGCCGCCGAGCGGCTACGGCCCGCCTGGGGGCTACGGCGCTCCGGGCGACCATCGCGCCCAGGTCGGTGGGTACGGGGCCTACCCGGCACTCACCGGTCCCGACAACACTCTCGGTGGCTGGTCGCTGGGACTGGGGATCGGCGCGATCGTGCTGAGCTGCGTCTGGATCGGCTGGCTGGTCGGCATCGGCGCGGTGGTCACCGGGTTCATGGCACGCAAGGCGGTCGCCCAGGGCCGTGCCACCAACGGGGGCATGGCGCTCGCCGGCCTCATCCTGGGCTTCGCCTCGATCGCGATCGCCATCGGGCTGCTGGCGCTCCTGATCGGCGGCGCCTTCTTCTCGGAGTCGATGTACGCCTTCTGA
- the trpC gene encoding indole-3-glycerol phosphate synthase TrpC, whose product MTVLEDIVAGVREDLAAREAAIPLDDLRRQAEARTGALNAVDALRREDAVTVIGEVKRSSPSKGALAEIADPAGLAADYEAGGASVISVLTERRRFGGSLEDLADVRARVDIPVLRKDFVVTPYQVWEARAHGADLVLLIVAALEQTVLTSLVERIHSLGMTALVEAHTAEEVARAADAGARVIGVNARDLHTLEVHRGVFAELAPRVPAGVVTVAESGVRGPHDVLEYARAGADAVLVGEALVTQRDPRVAVADMVAAGAHPALRAVRSR is encoded by the coding sequence GTGACCGTTCTGGAAGACATCGTCGCCGGTGTCCGCGAGGACCTGGCCGCCCGGGAGGCCGCCATCCCGCTGGACGACCTCAGACGCCAGGCCGAGGCGCGTACCGGTGCCCTCAACGCCGTCGACGCGCTGCGGCGCGAGGACGCGGTGACCGTCATCGGCGAGGTGAAGCGCTCGAGCCCGTCCAAGGGCGCGCTCGCCGAGATCGCCGATCCCGCCGGGCTCGCCGCCGACTACGAGGCCGGCGGTGCCAGCGTCATCAGCGTGCTGACCGAGCGGCGCCGTTTCGGCGGCTCGCTCGAGGACCTCGCCGACGTCCGGGCCCGCGTCGACATCCCGGTACTGCGCAAGGACTTCGTCGTCACGCCGTACCAGGTCTGGGAGGCTCGCGCCCACGGCGCCGACCTCGTGCTGCTCATCGTGGCGGCGCTGGAGCAGACGGTGCTCACCTCGCTGGTCGAACGCATCCACTCCCTGGGGATGACGGCCCTGGTGGAGGCCCACACCGCCGAGGAGGTGGCGCGGGCTGCCGACGCCGGTGCGCGCGTGATCGGCGTGAACGCCCGGGACCTGCACACCCTGGAGGTGCATCGAGGGGTCTTCGCCGAGCTGGCGCCGCGCGTGCCTGCCGGTGTGGTGACCGTGGCCGAATCGGGGGTGCGCGGTCCGCACGACGTGCTCGAGTACGCCCGCGCGGGCGCCGACGCCGTGCTGGTCGGCGAGGCACTGGTCACCCAGCGTGACCCCCGCGTCGCGGTGGCGGACATGGTCGCGGCCGGGGCCCACCCGGCGCTGCGGGCGGTGCGTTCGCGATGA
- the trpB gene encoding tryptophan synthase subunit beta — MTASSRRLREQLGPYFGEFGGRFVPEALIAALDDLTAAWEKARTDPEFTDRLAALHRDYTGRPSPITEVPRFAAHAGGVRILLKREDLNHTGSHKINNVLGQALLTQLVGKTRVIAETGAGQHGVATATAAALFGLECTIYMGAEDTRRQALNVARMRLLGAEVVPVETGSQTLKDAINEAFRDWVANVDTTNYVFGTVAGPHPFPTLVRDLQKIIGEEARGQVLDRIGRLPDVAVACVGGGSNAMGLFHAFLDDDVRLVGCEAAGDGVETGRHAATITAGDPGVLHGARSYLLQDEDGQTIESHSISAGLDYPGVGPEHSWLASIGRAEYWPVTDAEAMEAFRLLCRTEGIIPAIESAHALAGALRLGHQLLASAPAGSDPTETVLLVSLSGRGDKDVATAASWFDLVDAEELREEGTS, encoded by the coding sequence ATGACCGCCAGCAGCCGGCGCCTACGCGAGCAGCTCGGACCCTACTTCGGCGAGTTCGGCGGACGGTTCGTCCCCGAGGCACTGATCGCCGCGCTGGACGACCTGACGGCCGCCTGGGAGAAGGCGCGCACGGACCCGGAGTTCACCGATCGCCTCGCGGCGCTGCACCGCGACTACACCGGCCGGCCCAGCCCGATCACCGAGGTGCCGCGATTCGCCGCGCACGCCGGCGGCGTGAGGATCCTGCTCAAGCGCGAGGACCTCAACCACACCGGCTCGCACAAGATCAACAACGTCCTGGGCCAGGCGCTGCTGACGCAACTCGTGGGCAAGACGCGCGTCATCGCCGAGACCGGCGCCGGCCAGCACGGGGTGGCGACGGCGACGGCGGCGGCGCTCTTCGGGCTCGAGTGCACGATCTACATGGGCGCCGAGGACACCCGGCGGCAGGCGCTGAACGTCGCGCGGATGCGGTTGCTCGGCGCCGAGGTGGTCCCCGTCGAGACCGGTTCGCAGACCCTCAAGGACGCCATCAACGAGGCGTTCCGCGACTGGGTCGCCAACGTCGACACCACGAACTACGTGTTCGGGACCGTCGCCGGGCCCCACCCCTTCCCGACGCTCGTACGCGACCTACAGAAGATCATCGGCGAGGAGGCGCGCGGACAGGTCCTCGATCGCATCGGCCGGCTGCCGGACGTCGCGGTGGCCTGCGTAGGCGGCGGGTCGAACGCGATGGGCCTCTTCCACGCCTTCCTCGACGACGACGTCCGCCTCGTCGGGTGCGAGGCAGCCGGTGACGGCGTCGAGACCGGGCGCCACGCGGCCACGATCACGGCCGGTGACCCGGGCGTGCTCCACGGCGCGCGCTCGTACCTGCTCCAGGACGAGGACGGCCAGACGATCGAGTCCCACTCCATCTCCGCCGGCCTGGACTACCCCGGTGTCGGCCCCGAACACTCGTGGCTGGCGAGCATCGGACGGGCCGAGTACTGGCCGGTCACCGATGCCGAGGCGATGGAGGCCTTCCGGCTGCTGTGCCGCACCGAGGGCATCATCCCGGCGATCGAGAGCGCCCACGCCCTCGCCGGCGCGCTGCGCCTGGGCCACCAGCTGCTGGCCTCGGCGCCCGCGGGCAGCGACCCGACCGAGACGGTGCTGCTGGTCTCGCTGTCCGGCCGCGGGGACAAGGACGTAGCCACCGCCGCGAGCTGGTTCGATCTGGTCGACGCCGAGGAGCTGCGCGAGGAGGGGACCTCATGA
- the trpA gene encoding tryptophan synthase subunit alpha → MTEAIASRTAQVIDAARAEGRAVLVAYLPVGYPDVDSSIAAAQAAVEAGADIIELGLPYSDPGMDGPVIQDAVQAALDQGTRTADVLRAVGEVAATGAPTLVMTYINPVLRYGVERFAAALAHAGGAGLITPDLIPDEAGEWIAAADRHGLDKVFLVAPSSTTERLHLTASAARGFVYAASTMGVTGARASVGEKARDLVAATRTAGAERVCVGLGVSTAEQAREVAGYADGVIVGSALVRTLQRPDGDREAALASLRGLTRELAAGVRGARDVESGTA, encoded by the coding sequence ATGACCGAGGCGATCGCCTCACGGACCGCCCAGGTCATCGATGCGGCGCGGGCCGAGGGGCGCGCCGTGCTGGTGGCCTACCTCCCGGTGGGCTATCCCGACGTCGACTCCTCGATCGCCGCGGCCCAGGCCGCGGTCGAGGCGGGCGCGGACATCATCGAGCTGGGTCTGCCCTACTCCGATCCCGGCATGGACGGGCCGGTCATCCAGGACGCCGTCCAGGCGGCCCTGGATCAGGGCACGCGCACCGCCGACGTGCTGCGCGCGGTGGGCGAGGTCGCCGCGACCGGTGCGCCGACGCTCGTGATGACCTACATCAACCCCGTGCTGCGCTACGGGGTCGAACGGTTCGCCGCCGCGCTCGCCCACGCGGGCGGCGCCGGCCTGATCACGCCGGACCTCATCCCCGACGAGGCGGGGGAGTGGATCGCCGCGGCCGACCGGCACGGCCTCGACAAGGTCTTCCTGGTCGCACCCAGCTCGACCACCGAGCGGCTCCACCTCACGGCCTCGGCAGCGCGCGGTTTCGTCTATGCGGCCTCCACGATGGGCGTCACCGGAGCGCGCGCGAGCGTCGGCGAGAAGGCCCGCGATCTCGTGGCGGCCACCCGGACCGCCGGAGCCGAGCGGGTCTGCGTCGGCCTCGGCGTCTCGACCGCCGAGCAGGCGCGGGAGGTGGCCGGCTATGCCGACGGCGTCATCGTCGGCTCGGCGCTGGTGCGGACCCTGCAGCGCCCGGACGGGGACCGCGAGGCGGCGCTGGCGTCCCTGCGCGGCCTGACGCGTGAGCTCGCGGCGGGCGTCCGCGGCGCCCGCGACGTCGAGAGCGGCACCGCGTGA